The archaeon BMS3Bbin15 genome includes a region encoding these proteins:
- the porD gene encoding pyruvate synthase subunit PorD, with protein MKLNIGAIITEPGSSGNNKTGGWRIFKPVINMEKCIDCGSCWIFCPDASIVKEGSEYKVNLDYCKGCGICSNECPSGAIELVMEEK; from the coding sequence ATGAAGCTCAATATAGGTGCTATAATTACTGAACCTGGAAGTTCGGGAAATAATAAAACAGGTGGATGGAGAATCTTCAAGCCTGTAATTAATATGGAAAAATGCATAGACTGCGGCAGCTGCTGGATTTTCTGTCCTGATGCTAGTATAGTTAAAGAAGGAAGTGAATATAAGGTTAATCTGGATTATTGTAAGGGGTGTGGGATATGCTCCAATGAATGCCCTTCTGGAGCAATAGAGCTTGTTATGGAGGAGAAGTAA